A stretch of Carnobacteriaceae bacterium zg-C25 DNA encodes these proteins:
- a CDS encoding uracil permease, with translation MEKQLLFDVHEKPNAKLGLLLSVQHIFAMFGATILVPILLNMSVSVALFCSGLGTLVYIVATKAKVPVYLGSSFAYISAMGLAIQQRGGDISAAQSGVILVGLVYVVIAGLIKVLGTGWIDKLLPPIVIGPMIMVIGLGLASSAVSNAGFTKDGDMRQIMVAVVTFLVTAYVNTTAKGFFKIIPFLVGIVAGYIVAIVVGIVDFAPVLQANWVQLPDFSLPFSTGGVFQTYEFGITPQALAIVPIAIVTISEHIGDHTVLSQICGREFLKNPGLTRTLLGDGIATSLSAFLGGPANTTYGENTGVIGMTRIASVSVIRNAAFIAMGLALFGKFTALISTIPTAVVGGMSILLYGVIASNGLKVMIEKKVDFSLAKNLIIASAMLVLGLGGAMLQLSPELTLSGTALSALTGITLNLILPTRKGEEGKEVL, from the coding sequence ATGGAAAAACAATTGTTATTCGATGTCCACGAGAAACCCAATGCAAAATTAGGTTTACTATTAAGTGTGCAACACATTTTTGCGATGTTTGGTGCAACGATTTTAGTACCGATTTTGTTAAACATGTCGGTTTCTGTTGCTTTGTTTTGTAGCGGATTAGGCACGCTTGTGTATATTGTCGCGACTAAAGCAAAGGTACCTGTTTATTTAGGTTCATCATTTGCTTATATTTCAGCAATGGGATTGGCAATTCAACAACGTGGTGGCGATATTTCCGCAGCACAAAGTGGTGTCATTTTAGTCGGTTTAGTTTATGTGGTGATTGCCGGTTTAATTAAAGTTTTAGGTACAGGCTGGATTGATAAATTATTACCACCTATTGTCATTGGACCAATGATTATGGTGATTGGGTTAGGGTTGGCTAGTTCAGCAGTATCGAATGCCGGTTTTACAAAAGATGGGGATATGCGTCAAATTATGGTTGCGGTAGTCACGTTTTTAGTAACGGCATATGTTAATACAACAGCAAAAGGATTTTTCAAAATTATTCCATTTTTAGTCGGTATTGTAGCTGGATATATTGTAGCGATTGTTGTGGGTATTGTTGATTTTGCTCCAGTATTGCAAGCCAATTGGGTACAGTTACCAGATTTCTCCTTACCGTTTTCAACAGGAGGGGTATTCCAAACTTATGAATTTGGGATTACACCACAAGCATTAGCGATTGTACCGATTGCAATTGTGACAATTTCCGAACATATTGGAGATCATACGGTATTAAGTCAAATTTGTGGTCGTGAATTTTTGAAAAATCCGGGATTAACGCGTACCTTATTAGGAGATGGAATTGCGACGAGTTTATCAGCCTTTTTAGGTGGTCCAGCGAATACGACGTATGGTGAAAATACGGGTGTGATTGGTATGACACGTATTGCAAGTGTCTCTGTAATACGCAATGCAGCATTTATTGCAATGGGGTTAGCGTTATTCGGTAAATTTACGGCGCTCATTTCAACGATTCCAACAGCAGTAGTTGGTGGGATGTCGATTTTGTTATATGGTGTCATTGCAAGTAACGGTTTAAAAGTAATGATTGAAAAGAAAGTTGATTTTTCTCTAGCTAAAAATTTAATTATCGCAAGTGCCATGTTAGTTTTAGGATTAGGTGGTGCCATGTTACAATTATCACCTGAATTGACATTGTCTGGAACTGCACTTAGTGCCTTAACGGGAATTACATTAAACTTAATTTTACCGACTCGAAAAGGTGAAGAGGGAAAAGAAGTATTGTAA
- a CDS encoding YitT family protein — MKKIYMNTMWSFLAIVIASIGVSLTIKANVGTGSINALSGSISTVTSIKIGTILMLVNALCILVQWVIQKKEFHFRQWLQVITAMLLGEVVNIMVYQLLNNWVLDVYWLRVVVLIIGVCISCFAIGMLVRLNLVVFPIEACAMVIAQYSGWTFKKVRQGIDVVAILLSLAITFIADVPLTVREGTLLNLLIFSHIAHYFIERIEHRKWFETIRIK; from the coding sequence ATGAAAAAAATTTATATGAATACAATGTGGTCTTTTCTTGCCATCGTTATCGCATCAATCGGTGTTAGTTTGACGATTAAAGCCAATGTTGGAACTGGGAGCATCAATGCACTGAGTGGGTCAATTTCAACGGTTACGAGTATAAAAATTGGTACAATACTCATGCTGGTTAATGCATTATGTATCCTTGTACAATGGGTTATTCAAAAGAAAGAATTTCATTTCCGTCAATGGTTACAAGTGATTACGGCCATGTTGCTAGGTGAAGTGGTCAATATTATGGTGTATCAACTATTGAATAATTGGGTACTCGATGTTTATTGGTTACGTGTGGTGGTACTAATCATCGGTGTGTGTATATCCTGTTTTGCTATTGGGATGCTCGTAAGATTGAATTTAGTAGTGTTTCCAATTGAAGCATGCGCCATGGTGATTGCACAGTATTCCGGTTGGACGTTTAAAAAAGTGCGTCAAGGAATTGATGTAGTAGCTATTTTACTATCATTGGCTATTACATTTATCGCAGATGTACCGTTAACCGTTCGTGAAGGGACACTGTTAAATCTTCTCATTTTTTCACACATTGCACATTACTTTATTGAACGTATTGAACATAGAAAATGGTTTGAAACGATTCGAATAAAATAA
- a CDS encoding glycoside hydrolase family 1 protein: protein MVKISFPKEFLWGGATAANQVEGAWNVDGKGLSVADVATYKPNVDVKDYAKHVAFTTEGVKEAAADLSDKWYPKRRGIDFYHQYETDLQLFAEMGFKALRVSIAWSRLYPTGEELTPNPKGVAFYKKLFAKMHELHIEPVVTLSHYEMPLHLSLKYNGWVAREVVDHFVRFCQTCFTEFNTVKYWLTFNEVDSIIRHPFTTAGIILDAIPEGKEMEHLYQGLHHQFVASSLATKALRETIPFALMGCMLTKLTTYPRTCAPLDVELSLKKNLDNYFYADVQVFGEYPRLVLKRFENEGIHITMEDGDLDIIKKYTVDYVTFSYYMSMTESADPNAERTPGNTILGVKNPYLPATEWGWQIDPKGLKISLIELYDRYRLPLMVVENGMGAKDVVESDGSIHDQYRIDYFKAHFKEMGEAVNEGVDLLGYLSWGSIDLVSMSTSQMSKRYGFIYVDQDDEGNGTLKRLRKDSFYWYKEVIATNGEILND from the coding sequence ATGGTAAAAATAAGTTTTCCAAAAGAATTTTTATGGGGTGGTGCGACTGCTGCTAACCAAGTGGAAGGGGCTTGGAACGTAGATGGTAAAGGGTTATCTGTTGCAGATGTGGCAACATACAAGCCAAATGTAGATGTTAAAGATTACGCAAAACACGTTGCGTTTACAACAGAAGGTGTTAAAGAAGCTGCCGCTGATTTAAGTGATAAATGGTATCCAAAACGTCGTGGTATTGATTTCTATCATCAATATGAAACGGATTTACAACTATTTGCTGAAATGGGATTTAAAGCATTGCGCGTATCAATTGCGTGGTCACGTTTATATCCAACAGGTGAAGAATTGACGCCTAACCCTAAAGGTGTCGCATTTTATAAAAAATTATTTGCTAAAATGCATGAATTACATATTGAACCAGTTGTGACATTGTCACACTACGAAATGCCCTTACATTTAAGTTTAAAATATAATGGATGGGTGGCTCGTGAAGTGGTTGATCATTTTGTGCGTTTTTGCCAAACGTGCTTTACTGAATTTAATACGGTGAAATATTGGTTAACGTTTAATGAAGTGGACAGTATTATTCGTCATCCGTTTACAACTGCAGGTATTATTTTAGATGCGATTCCAGAAGGTAAAGAAATGGAACACTTATACCAAGGGTTACACCATCAATTTGTGGCGTCATCATTAGCAACGAAAGCGTTGCGTGAAACTATTCCATTTGCGTTAATGGGCTGTATGCTAACAAAATTAACAACGTATCCACGTACATGTGCACCGCTAGATGTAGAATTGTCATTAAAGAAAAATTTAGACAATTATTTCTATGCAGATGTACAAGTTTTTGGAGAGTATCCACGTTTAGTGTTAAAACGTTTTGAAAATGAAGGTATTCACATTACGATGGAAGATGGCGATTTAGACATCATTAAAAAATACACCGTTGATTATGTGACGTTTAGTTACTATATGTCAATGACGGAATCAGCTGATCCAAATGCAGAGCGTACACCAGGAAATACGATTTTAGGCGTTAAAAATCCTTATTTACCAGCAACTGAGTGGGGTTGGCAAATTGATCCAAAAGGATTGAAAATTTCATTGATTGAGTTATATGACCGCTATCGTTTACCGTTAATGGTTGTTGAAAATGGTATGGGCGCTAAAGATGTTGTGGAATCTGACGGTTCAATTCATGACCAATATCGTATTGATTACTTTAAAGCACACTTTAAAGAAATGGGTGAGGCGGTTAATGAAGGTGTGGATTTATTAGGGTATTTAAGTTGGGGTAGTATCGACTTAGTTAGTATGTCTACATCACAAATGTCAAAACGTTATGGATTCATTTATGTTGATCAAGATGATGAAGGTAACGGTACGTTAAAACGTTTACGCAAAGATTCATTCTACTGGTATAAAGAAGTTATTGCCACAAATGGCGAAATTTTGAATGACTAA
- the mscL gene encoding large conductance mechanosensitive channel protein MscL has product MLKELKAFLLRGNILELGVAVIIGGAFGAIVTSFVKDIISPLIALLFGQPDFSAVMLGTLKIGSFINAVINFAIVGTVLFFVMKAAEKVMPKKAVEEAAPAGPTQEELLAEIRDLLKSK; this is encoded by the coding sequence ATGTTAAAAGAATTAAAAGCCTTTTTATTACGTGGTAATATTTTAGAATTAGGGGTCGCTGTAATTATCGGTGGGGCATTTGGCGCAATTGTAACATCTTTTGTTAAAGATATCATTTCTCCACTTATCGCTTTATTATTCGGACAACCAGACTTTTCTGCTGTAATGTTAGGTACTTTAAAAATTGGTAGCTTCATCAATGCTGTAATTAACTTCGCTATCGTTGGTACAGTATTGTTCTTCGTTATGAAAGCTGCTGAAAAAGTAATGCCTAAAAAAGCGGTTGAAGAAGCAGCTCCTGCTGGCCCAACTCAAGAAGAGTTATTAGCAGAAATTCGTGATTTATTGAAATCAAAATAA
- a CDS encoding insulinase family protein: MSFTLIATKSLPNINSMGYVYTHDKTKATVMYVANDDDNKVFSIAFATPPQNNNGIAHILEHSVLCGSKKFPTKEPFVELAKGSLNTFLNAFTSAEHTTYPVASKNQKDFNNLMDVYLDAVFFPNLVDNPYILAQEGWHYHLENAEDDLIYKGVVYNEMKGAYSNPNTVIYQASKKALFPDTIYANESGGHPLDIPTLTQEEFVAFHEKYYHPTNAFTFFYGDLNITEQLERLDVYFNQFEYRPFDNEIALQPKFEKRHDVTISYSISQDESTDYKTFLSLEFVIGESTNSQDYVNYSVLNDILLGNNASPLWKALIESGIASDVDGGFNNSMRQSTFDITLSNSELEHKETFINLVFDTLRGVVANGIDPVQFQAAINKNKFALKEASMNGSFPKGVVYGMSAASQWLFNGNLFDPFFIEDALTHLEKHPELLIDCIEKGFLNNTHAIFLAGVPEAGLNDRLFNDVHDTLQRYKATLTIEEINTLVEQTQLLLERQNNPDTPENLATIPTLTLSDLNEKADDIFLQVNTHHKTTYLHHDTFTSGIDYVTFYFDTRVIDTKHLPYVSLYAKLVGAFPTERYQLEELAALEDLHTGGIHTSTNVFVKSTREHDFAPKFVVKVKVLDDQLPWVNTLLSELLLKTQFDDRAKMKEQLLKIKSRHESKFIYESHVVATHRLRSYYSTAAQYEEVLSGIDFYYFVSDLLENFDTVYPDIIAALKVIQTTLFNQNHLTVGFIGKMDDTQSQWETLKSFIHTLPSELLMPQPFHYTKISTKEAFVLAQDVQYVAQGYNYTLDHLVYNSQLRVLKTILSYTYLWNTIRVQGGAYGAFNVQTRDGDFIFCSYRDPNIAETLAHYGKASDFVQHLDIDERELVKAIIGTFSELDQPLSPKEKGEVAFMRYFLGTDFETLQNERSNILHTRLDDLRQLAQYVSTAMSKPTYCVIGNKQVIDANHNLFDRITTLIK; this comes from the coding sequence ATGAGTTTTACATTAATCGCTACAAAATCATTACCAAATATCAATAGTATGGGATACGTTTATACACACGATAAAACAAAAGCTACTGTAATGTATGTCGCTAACGACGATGATAACAAAGTGTTTTCAATAGCGTTTGCTACGCCACCACAAAACAACAACGGTATCGCACACATTTTAGAACATAGCGTTTTATGCGGATCTAAAAAGTTCCCAACAAAAGAGCCGTTCGTTGAACTGGCTAAAGGGTCTTTAAACACGTTTTTAAACGCATTCACGTCGGCAGAACATACCACATACCCTGTCGCATCTAAAAACCAAAAAGATTTCAACAATTTAATGGACGTTTATTTAGATGCTGTCTTTTTCCCAAATTTAGTCGATAACCCTTATATTTTGGCACAAGAAGGTTGGCATTATCATTTAGAAAACGCCGAAGACGATTTAATTTATAAAGGCGTTGTATACAACGAAATGAAAGGGGCGTATTCCAATCCAAATACGGTGATTTATCAAGCTTCTAAAAAAGCACTTTTCCCCGACACAATTTACGCCAACGAATCGGGTGGTCATCCATTGGATATTCCAACACTCACGCAAGAAGAATTTGTTGCTTTTCACGAGAAATATTATCACCCAACCAATGCATTTACGTTCTTTTATGGCGATTTAAACATTACAGAACAACTGGAACGGTTAGATGTTTATTTCAATCAATTTGAGTATCGCCCATTTGACAATGAAATTGCATTGCAACCAAAATTTGAGAAACGACACGATGTTACCATTTCTTATTCGATTTCACAAGATGAATCGACAGATTACAAAACTTTTCTATCTTTAGAATTTGTCATTGGTGAATCGACAAACAGCCAAGATTACGTTAATTATTCTGTTTTAAACGATATTTTACTCGGCAATAACGCTTCCCCGTTATGGAAAGCATTGATTGAATCGGGCATTGCAAGCGATGTTGATGGCGGATTTAACAACTCTATGCGTCAGTCAACTTTTGATATCACATTAAGCAATTCTGAATTAGAACACAAAGAAACGTTTATCAATCTCGTTTTTGATACGTTACGTGGTGTTGTTGCAAATGGCATTGATCCTGTGCAATTCCAAGCAGCCATTAATAAAAATAAATTTGCGTTGAAGGAAGCTTCAATGAATGGCAGTTTCCCAAAAGGCGTCGTCTATGGCATGTCCGCTGCTAGTCAATGGTTATTTAACGGTAATTTATTCGACCCTTTTTTCATTGAAGATGCTTTAACGCATTTAGAAAAACATCCCGAACTACTCATTGACTGTATTGAAAAAGGGTTTTTAAACAATACTCACGCTATTTTCTTGGCTGGTGTACCAGAAGCTGGACTAAACGATAGATTATTTAATGACGTACACGACACTCTGCAACGTTATAAAGCGACATTAACGATAGAAGAAATCAACACACTTGTTGAACAAACCCAACTATTGCTAGAGCGCCAAAACAATCCAGATACACCAGAAAATTTAGCAACCATACCAACTTTAACATTAAGCGATTTAAATGAAAAAGCCGACGATATTTTCTTGCAGGTGAACACACACCACAAAACAACCTATTTACATCATGACACCTTTACAAGTGGTATCGACTACGTCACATTCTATTTTGATACGCGTGTTATTGACACTAAACATTTGCCGTACGTTAGTTTATACGCTAAGTTAGTTGGTGCCTTCCCAACAGAACGCTACCAACTAGAAGAACTCGCTGCGTTAGAAGATTTACACACAGGTGGCATTCACACCTCAACTAATGTATTCGTTAAAAGTACACGAGAACACGATTTCGCCCCAAAATTTGTCGTAAAAGTAAAAGTGCTCGACGACCAATTGCCATGGGTGAATACGCTATTGAGTGAATTGCTATTAAAAACACAATTTGATGATCGTGCAAAAATGAAAGAACAGTTGCTCAAAATAAAATCTCGACACGAATCAAAATTCATTTACGAAAGTCACGTTGTTGCCACACATCGTCTGCGTTCCTACTACTCAACTGCAGCACAATATGAAGAAGTGTTAAGTGGTATTGATTTCTATTATTTTGTAAGTGACTTATTAGAAAACTTTGACACTGTATATCCGGACATTATCGCCGCTTTAAAAGTGATTCAAACAACGTTATTTAATCAAAATCATTTAACCGTTGGTTTTATCGGAAAAATGGACGATACCCAATCACAGTGGGAAACATTAAAATCCTTTATTCACACGTTACCTAGTGAATTATTGATGCCACAGCCATTTCACTATACAAAAATAAGCACTAAAGAAGCATTTGTGTTGGCACAAGATGTTCAATACGTTGCCCAAGGCTACAACTATACGCTAGATCATCTCGTTTATAATAGTCAGTTACGCGTTTTAAAAACCATTTTGTCCTATACTTACTTATGGAATACCATTCGTGTACAAGGTGGTGCGTACGGTGCATTTAACGTTCAAACACGTGACGGTGATTTTATTTTTTGCTCTTATCGTGACCCAAACATTGCCGAAACATTGGCACATTACGGTAAAGCAAGTGACTTTGTACAACACCTTGACATTGATGAACGTGAACTTGTCAAAGCCATTATCGGTACATTTAGCGAATTAGACCAACCGCTCTCTCCAAAAGAAAAAGGTGAAGTGGCATTTATGCGGTACTTCTTAGGCACCGATTTTGAAACACTTCAAAACGAACGTTCGAACATATTGCACACCCGTTTAGACGATTTACGTCAACTTGCGCAGTACGTTTCTACTGCAATGTCTAAACCAACCTACTGTGTCATTGGTAATAAACAAGTGATTGATGCCAATCACAATTTATTTGACCGCATTACTACCTTGATAAAATAA
- a CDS encoding IS1182 family transposase, producing MFYKENHPNDEIILNTLSELVPKDHLLRKIDKSIDFNFIYDITSPYYSHTNGRNSLDPVVLFKLVFLKDIYGIKSMRETIKRVETDVAFRWFLNLPFSKPTPHYSTFSQNYIRRFQGTSVFEDIFNTIVHQAISHHLISGTALFTDSTHIKANANKNKFKNAIIETVQERKRDLENEINAEREAIGKKPFNYTDKIISKSIKESTTDPESGYYHRDNKEKGFMYLDHRSVDGKHNFIVDCFITPGNVHDSVPYVSRLTHIIETFNFNVNCVALDSGYYKKDILKFLEEKKIFSVIGYRRFHRNPDHKFFRYNSSIDCFTDTRTGEIYTYRNIDRQGYKQYRISDNSNKRILRRAIDADVYDRCRERRLSTFGKALYKRRKETIERSFADSKQNHGYRFAQYRGVTKMQQYTWLSCAAQNMKKMAILLTGDSHFLRYYSSFRILKFKIQHIFHFLKNMLDFLLVLSTV from the coding sequence ATGTTTTATAAAGAAAATCATCCAAATGACGAAATCATATTAAACACATTATCCGAATTAGTACCAAAAGATCATTTACTACGTAAAATTGATAAATCAATTGATTTCAATTTTATTTATGATATTACTTCTCCTTACTATAGTCATACCAACGGTCGTAATAGTTTAGATCCAGTTGTTTTATTTAAATTAGTCTTTTTAAAAGATATTTACGGTATTAAATCAATGCGAGAAACCATTAAACGTGTCGAAACTGATGTGGCGTTTAGATGGTTTTTAAACCTTCCTTTCTCTAAACCAACTCCTCATTATTCCACTTTTTCTCAAAATTATATTCGCCGTTTTCAAGGTACTTCTGTGTTTGAAGATATATTTAACACTATTGTACACCAAGCTATCTCACATCATTTAATTAGTGGGACAGCATTATTTACAGATTCCACACATATTAAAGCAAATGCCAATAAAAATAAATTTAAAAACGCTATTATTGAAACCGTTCAAGAACGTAAACGAGATTTAGAAAACGAAATTAACGCTGAACGAGAAGCTATTGGAAAAAAGCCTTTTAATTACACTGATAAAATCATCTCTAAATCCATTAAAGAAAGTACGACTGATCCAGAAAGTGGATATTACCATAGAGATAATAAAGAAAAGGGATTTATGTACTTAGACCATCGTAGTGTAGATGGTAAACATAATTTTATTGTGGATTGCTTTATTACACCAGGCAACGTGCATGATAGTGTACCGTATGTGTCGCGATTAACACATATAATCGAAACATTTAATTTTAATGTGAATTGTGTCGCGTTAGATAGCGGATATTATAAAAAAGACATTTTAAAATTTTTAGAAGAGAAAAAGATATTTTCTGTGATTGGGTATCGACGTTTTCATCGCAATCCTGACCATAAATTTTTTCGATATAATTCATCTATAGATTGTTTTACGGATACACGTACGGGAGAAATTTATACCTACAGAAATATTGATAGACAAGGATATAAACAGTATCGTATAAGCGATAATAGTAATAAACGGATACTACGTCGAGCGATAGATGCTGATGTATACGATAGATGTCGTGAACGTCGATTATCTACGTTTGGGAAAGCATTATATAAACGACGGAAAGAAACGATTGAGCGTAGTTTTGCAGACTCTAAGCAAAATCATGGGTATCGATTTGCGCAATATAGAGGAGTAACCAAGATGCAACAGTATACTTGGTTATCTTGTGCTGCCCAAAACATGAAAAAAATGGCAATTCTACTCACTGGAGATAGCCATTTTTTGAGATATTATTCTTCATTTCGTATTTTAAAATTCAAAATTCAACATATTTTTCATTTTTTAAAAAATATGTTGGATTTTTTATTGGTATTGTCAACAGTCTGA
- a CDS encoding bifunctional metallophosphatase/5'-nucleotidase — translation MEIKLLATSDMHGYILPTNYGERNMNLPFGTAKVASTIKHIKKEANGPVVTIDNGDFIQGSPLSYFVNKSEKYRVNDLTQVINAIGYDLGVLGNHEFNYGMDYLKQAVSSYQHNILCANILKEDGTPIFDKAYEIKAFGDVKVAFLGVTTQYIPNWEQPATIKGLTFKGVVETVKEYMPLLKKEADVVVVVYHGGFERDLQTGEPTELITGENEGYALVHEVEGIDALITGHQHRVIAQELNGVPVVQPGQRGEYVGEISLQVEKVNGKYIVTSSSAKLHPTGEFSTDDEIMQLVHELQVDVEEWLDQPAGKVVGDMTITNPHEARLKEHPYIEFIQRVQMDATGADISGTALFNNEGRGFNPIITMRDIITNYIYPNTLAVVRMSGQDLKDAIEQTAQYFIVEDGEIKFNPVYMLPKPQYYNYDMFEGVEYTINFSKPLGSRVVELCYKGEPLNMDATIDVVTNQYRAVGGGNYTMYGPEKIVKEVQIDMTELIADYLKKYPTIEATVNHNYKVTL, via the coding sequence ATGGAAATTAAACTTTTGGCAACAAGCGATATGCATGGCTACATTTTGCCGACAAACTATGGCGAACGCAACATGAATTTACCTTTTGGGACGGCAAAAGTAGCCTCTACTATAAAACACATCAAAAAAGAAGCGAATGGACCTGTTGTGACAATTGACAATGGTGATTTTATTCAAGGGTCTCCGTTAAGTTATTTTGTAAACAAATCGGAAAAATATCGCGTCAATGATTTAACACAAGTCATCAATGCAATTGGATATGACTTAGGTGTGTTGGGAAATCATGAATTTAACTATGGCATGGACTATTTAAAACAAGCCGTTTCAAGTTATCAGCATAACATTTTGTGTGCGAATATTTTAAAAGAAGATGGGACACCAATTTTTGATAAAGCCTATGAAATTAAAGCATTTGGTGATGTGAAAGTCGCATTTTTAGGTGTAACGACACAATATATTCCAAATTGGGAACAGCCAGCAACCATTAAAGGATTAACGTTTAAAGGTGTTGTTGAGACGGTTAAAGAATATATGCCGTTGTTGAAAAAAGAAGCGGATGTCGTTGTTGTCGTGTATCACGGTGGATTTGAGCGTGATTTACAAACAGGCGAACCAACGGAATTGATTACGGGAGAAAATGAAGGATATGCATTAGTACATGAAGTTGAAGGCATTGATGCGTTAATTACGGGACATCAACATCGTGTCATTGCGCAAGAGTTAAATGGTGTGCCAGTTGTTCAACCGGGGCAACGCGGTGAATATGTTGGTGAGATCTCACTTCAAGTAGAAAAAGTAAATGGTAAATACATCGTTACGTCATCAAGTGCGAAACTGCATCCAACAGGAGAGTTTTCAACAGATGACGAGATAATGCAACTTGTTCATGAATTACAGGTAGATGTAGAAGAGTGGCTAGATCAACCAGCAGGGAAAGTTGTTGGAGATATGACCATTACAAATCCGCATGAAGCGCGCTTAAAAGAGCACCCTTATATTGAGTTTATTCAACGTGTTCAAATGGATGCTACAGGTGCGGATATTTCAGGGACAGCGCTATTTAATAATGAAGGTCGTGGGTTTAATCCAATTATTACGATGCGTGATATTATTACGAATTACATTTATCCAAACACGCTAGCCGTTGTTCGCATGAGTGGACAAGATTTAAAAGATGCCATTGAGCAAACGGCGCAATATTTTATTGTAGAAGACGGTGAAATTAAGTTTAATCCAGTCTATATGTTGCCAAAACCACAATATTACAATTATGATATGTTTGAAGGTGTAGAGTATACCATTAATTTCTCTAAGCCTCTAGGTAGTCGAGTTGTGGAGTTGTGTTATAAAGGCGAACCGTTAAATATGGACGCCACGATTGATGTGGTAACAAACCAATATCGTGCAGTTGGTGGTGGAAATTACACCATGTATGGTCCTGAAAAAATTGTAAAAGAAGTACAAATTGATATGACGGAACTCATTGCAGATTATTTAAAAAAATACCCAACTATTGAAGCAACAGTAAATCACAATTATAAAGTCACTTTATAG